Proteins encoded by one window of Archaeoglobus veneficus SNP6:
- a CDS encoding HD domain-containing protein has product MEIRDPVHGFVHLSEAERAIVDSKPFQRLRNIRQLGMSYYVYPSAVHTRFEHSIGTMHVANQIFDVLDRKHGKYFDRFLSITGEDDPRKRLRKTLRLAALLHDIGHAPFSHATEDLFPKNMSHEEISAEIVRTELESIFRRKEIERSGIKLDDVIFLIYPEMVSELSDEDAQAFYLLRGIISGDIDADRIDYLTRDSHHTGVIYGKFDYIRLIDTITIVPFAGETTEAGQELDNLRPETPEPRIGVEYGGLHTIEGLLLARYFMFLQVYFHHVRRIYDLMLTDFLKYSLPEGHYPADIDEYLKYDDVRVLTMIREEAEKGSCKEAKVLARRLLSRKHPKSIFEENKPILRIEEFEKELKGALQKKFNKLDPSALSNNPQLNFPIHSNNSPSAENSPQRIVYPHLRCNLLNHVILLPC; this is encoded by the coding sequence ATGGAAATAAGGGACCCCGTTCATGGATTTGTCCATCTCTCCGAGGCGGAAAGGGCAATCGTAGATTCGAAACCTTTCCAAAGACTGAGGAACATAAGGCAGCTCGGCATGAGTTATTACGTTTATCCCAGCGCCGTCCATACGAGGTTCGAACATTCTATTGGGACTATGCACGTGGCAAATCAGATTTTCGACGTTCTTGACAGAAAACATGGGAAGTACTTCGATAGATTTCTGTCAATAACTGGAGAAGATGACCCACGGAAAAGACTTAGGAAAACTCTCAGACTTGCAGCTTTGCTGCACGATATCGGCCACGCACCGTTTTCCCATGCCACAGAGGACCTCTTCCCAAAAAACATGTCCCACGAGGAAATAAGTGCCGAAATCGTCAGAACAGAACTGGAAAGCATTTTCAGAAGAAAGGAAATAGAGAGAAGTGGTATCAAATTGGATGACGTTATTTTTCTCATATACCCAGAAATGGTCTCGGAACTCTCGGATGAAGATGCTCAAGCTTTTTACTTACTCAGGGGGATAATTTCCGGAGATATTGATGCGGATAGAATTGATTACCTAACGAGAGATTCTCATCATACCGGTGTGATTTACGGAAAGTTCGACTACATCAGGCTAATAGACACCATAACTATTGTGCCATTTGCTGGTGAGACCACAGAGGCGGGTCAGGAACTTGATAATCTCAGACCTGAGACGCCTGAGCCAAGGATTGGTGTAGAATATGGGGGGCTGCACACAATTGAGGGACTACTCCTAGCCCGTTACTTCATGTTCCTGCAGGTGTACTTCCATCACGTGAGGAGAATATATGACCTCATGCTAACTGATTTTCTGAAATACTCCTTGCCAGAAGGTCATTATCCCGCAGATATTGACGAATATCTAAAGTATGACGATGTCAGGGTACTGACAATGATACGAGAAGAGGCAGAGAAAGGGAGCTGCAAAGAGGCGAAAGTTCTTGCGAGACGATTATTGTCAAGAAAACATCCAAAAAGTATTTTTGAAGAAAATAAGCCCATACTAAGGATTGAAGAATTTGAAAAAGAACTCAAAGGGGCTTTGCAAAAGAAGTTTAATAAGCTTGATCCTTCTGCCTTGTCGAATAATCCCCAACTAAACTTCCCCATCCACTCCAACAACTCCCCTTCAGCAGAGAACAGCCCTCAGCGAATTGTATATCCACACCTTCGCTGCAATCTCCTTAACCATGTAATCCTGCTTCCTTGCTGA
- a CDS encoding IS5-like element ISArve1 family transposase, producing MPKINWKEYNEKLVKRGEILFSTEFIENWKRELDSMNERKRGHPYEYPNSFMQFLASIRYYCHLDYRTLEGFCRSLSRILDIPAPDHSTIHKRAPRLDFTPPAVNSEEIVIAVDSSGIKVHNRGEWMREKYRRRRGWIKIHFAVDVETKQVVAYEVTDEQVHDNKVFKDLVEKSEERAKVRRVLADKAYDSYENFEFLQSRDIDPAIPVRKGAIDILKHPRSEEARKQKDFDGWKEEKKYGLRWAVETAYSVFKRCFGEFVSARKQDYMVKEIAAKVWIYNSLRAVLC from the coding sequence ATGCCAAAAATAAACTGGAAAGAATACAATGAAAAGCTTGTAAAGAGAGGTGAAATTTTATTCAGTACGGAGTTTATAGAGAACTGGAAGAGAGAGCTCGATTCAATGAACGAAAGAAAGAGAGGTCATCCTTACGAGTATCCTAATTCTTTCATGCAGTTTTTAGCATCAATCCGCTACTACTGCCATCTCGACTACAGAACTCTGGAAGGATTCTGCAGAAGCTTATCAAGAATTCTCGATATACCAGCTCCAGATCATTCAACTATCCACAAGAGAGCTCCAAGGTTGGATTTCACTCCTCCAGCCGTTAACTCTGAAGAAATAGTTATAGCGGTTGATTCTTCGGGAATTAAAGTTCATAACAGGGGAGAGTGGATGAGAGAGAAATACAGGAGGAGAAGGGGATGGATAAAGATCCATTTCGCTGTTGACGTTGAAACTAAGCAGGTTGTAGCTTACGAAGTTACAGACGAGCAGGTTCACGATAACAAGGTCTTCAAGGATCTCGTAGAAAAATCTGAAGAAAGAGCAAAGGTAAGGAGAGTTCTTGCCGATAAAGCGTATGACAGCTACGAAAACTTCGAATTTCTTCAATCAAGGGATATAGATCCTGCCATTCCAGTAAGGAAAGGAGCTATAGACATCTTAAAGCATCCAAGAAGTGAGGAGGCAAGGAAGCAGAAAGATTTTGACGGGTGGAAGGAAGAGAAGAAATACGGGTTGAGGTGGGCAGTTGAGACTGCTTATTCTGTCTTTAAGAGGTGTTTTGGTGAGTTCGTTTCAGCAAGGAAGCAGGATTACATGGTTAAGGAGATTGCAGCGAAGGTGTGGATATACAATTCGCTGAGGGCTGTTCTCTGCTGA
- a CDS encoding MFS transporter: MSLSVLFTAVFAAMLGLGIVVPLLPEYAESLGASGFWIGAVFAGFAFSRAVFTPFVGSASDKLGRRPFIILGLLFYTIISVTYLFADSVYTLTAVRVLHGVASAMIVPVAMAYTAELSPKGQEGKYMGSFTVSLFLGMGLGPLIGGVIKDTLGMPYVFLSMAALSAVSLLICIVSLPESKAKGTRNASLKAAVKNRLIKAMMLFRFQNAFCVGAIMAFLPLLAHSLGLSSTQIGFVITSNVLLSAMLQRFFGNVADRHNRALLVIIGSIVGTTSPLLIPLASSFLQLLLLSLLSGLGTAIALPAATAIATVAGREVGQGSAMGAFNTAMSVGMITSPIVSGFVKDVLNVKAVFYVAALVSFTIIAVFSRMILKVQNVCNV; encoded by the coding sequence ATGAGCCTATCAGTGCTGTTTACAGCAGTCTTCGCCGCAATGCTTGGGCTTGGCATAGTCGTGCCACTGTTGCCCGAATACGCTGAAAGCCTCGGAGCAAGTGGATTCTGGATAGGTGCAGTTTTTGCAGGATTTGCGTTCTCAAGGGCAGTTTTTACACCCTTTGTTGGCAGCGCTTCCGACAAACTCGGGAGAAGACCCTTCATAATCCTCGGATTGCTGTTCTACACCATCATTTCCGTGACATACCTCTTTGCAGACAGTGTTTACACGCTTACTGCTGTCAGGGTTCTGCATGGTGTGGCTTCGGCGATGATCGTTCCCGTTGCAATGGCTTACACAGCAGAACTGTCGCCAAAGGGGCAGGAAGGGAAGTACATGGGATCCTTTACCGTCTCTCTTTTCCTCGGCATGGGCCTCGGCCCCCTCATAGGAGGAGTCATCAAGGACACCCTCGGAATGCCCTACGTATTTCTATCGATGGCTGCCCTTTCGGCAGTATCCCTGCTCATATGCATCGTGTCACTGCCAGAATCAAAGGCTAAGGGAACAAGGAACGCATCACTCAAAGCTGCAGTTAAAAACAGACTTATTAAGGCTATGATGCTCTTCAGATTTCAGAACGCCTTCTGCGTTGGAGCTATCATGGCCTTCCTTCCTCTGCTCGCCCACTCTTTGGGGCTTTCAAGCACACAGATAGGATTTGTAATCACTTCAAACGTCCTGCTTTCTGCCATGCTGCAGCGGTTTTTTGGAAATGTAGCGGACAGACATAACAGAGCTTTGCTCGTAATTATCGGCAGCATTGTTGGAACCACCTCTCCCCTCCTCATACCTCTCGCATCTTCCTTCCTCCAGCTCCTGCTCCTCTCTCTCCTCTCTGGACTGGGGACTGCCATAGCCCTTCCCGCCGCTACGGCAATAGCTACAGTTGCGGGAAGAGAAGTCGGGCAGGGCTCTGCAATGGGAGCATTTAACACTGCAATGAGCGTCGGAATGATCACCTCGCCAATCGTGTCAGGCTTCGTTAAAGACGTTCTCAACGTAAAGGCCGTCTTTTACGTTGCAGCCCTCGTAAGCTTCACGATAATAGCCGTGTTCTCCCGCATGATTTTAAAAGTCCAGAATGTCTGCAACGTGTAA
- a CDS encoding replication protein A, translating into MEDRINELTEQIVKRFKDSGFDVDAKEVSKRLKLLIFEFKVPESEAVRTVTNYLMKELDISREQLVAESPLVKIADITTPGKWVSLKAKVVQLWDATSPNVSQVGLIGDETGIIKFVIWAKAGKGEVEEGKSYLFKNVVTDSFGGRMQVNVNRSSQIVEIDEDVQLPPRELEVVGALIAIQQNSGLIKRCKLCNRTMTKDICPVHGKVEGYDDLRIKGVVDDGENYYEVILNEDNIRALTGIGLNEARKIAEEKLDRNAVLTELKTRLLGRYFRVVGTRGERYLIVREVEFLKPDIKTIAGEIL; encoded by the coding sequence ATGGAGGATAGAATTAATGAGCTCACCGAGCAGATTGTCAAACGCTTTAAGGATTCAGGTTTTGACGTAGATGCTAAAGAAGTGTCCAAACGTTTGAAACTCCTGATTTTCGAGTTCAAAGTTCCCGAGAGCGAGGCAGTAAGAACTGTAACGAATTACCTGATGAAAGAGCTGGATATAAGCAGGGAACAGCTCGTCGCAGAAAGTCCCCTCGTCAAGATAGCTGACATAACTACGCCTGGCAAATGGGTGAGCCTGAAGGCGAAGGTAGTCCAGTTGTGGGATGCCACAAGCCCGAACGTGTCGCAGGTAGGGCTTATAGGCGACGAAACAGGAATAATAAAGTTCGTTATATGGGCCAAAGCCGGTAAGGGCGAGGTTGAGGAAGGAAAGAGTTACCTCTTCAAAAACGTCGTAACGGACAGTTTTGGCGGCAGAATGCAGGTAAACGTCAACAGGAGCAGCCAGATTGTGGAGATAGACGAGGACGTGCAGCTTCCGCCGAGAGAACTCGAAGTCGTTGGAGCTTTGATAGCCATCCAGCAGAATAGCGGCCTGATAAAGCGCTGCAAGCTGTGCAACAGGACCATGACGAAGGATATATGCCCCGTCCACGGTAAGGTTGAGGGTTACGACGATCTGAGAATTAAGGGCGTTGTTGATGACGGCGAGAATTACTACGAGGTCATACTGAACGAAGACAACATAAGGGCTCTAACGGGCATAGGACTTAACGAAGCGAGGAAGATTGCGGAAGAGAAGCTCGATAGAAATGCTGTGCTTACAGAGCTCAAAACGAGACTTCTCGGCAGGTACTTCCGCGTTGTTGGAACGAGGGGCGAGCGCTACCTGATAGTTCGGGAAGTGGAGTTTCTGAAACCTGACATTAAAACGATTGCAGGTGAGATCCTATGA
- a CDS encoding Na+/H+ antiporter, protein MHVDILAELVSLLLIACAIGIAVKYVKLPYTIALVIVGLAVGYLKVMPEIVLTEEIVFFLILPPLLFEGALNMDLQHLRDNIRPIGLLSTAGVLISTVFIGFIIHKALGIPLPVALLFGAMITPTDPVSVLATFKNLGVTRRLTTIVEGESILNDGTAVVIFSILLEMIRSGELNIFAGIFNFIFVCIGGAAVGAVLGYAAYRAMKKIDDHEIEVALTLVLAFSAFLIAEKLHVSGVIAVVAAGLLIGNYGMLFAMSPSTRLTLATFWGFTVFLINSIVFILIGMDIASRLPGFAYAIGVAILASIAGRALAVYPLLNLPRMQIPKLWQHVVFWGGLHGTIPVALALSLEDIPHRELIAGMTLGVVLFSLVVQGLSLEFFIKRSELARREEKRLKYEEMLARSMALMAGRKELERMIENGELAEGIGRQILADIDGLLESTKEELTKLCDDELTKDILKIAWKKVLLAEKSAIRDAAIRGLISEEVAKKIEEEINDQLTALED, encoded by the coding sequence ATGCACGTCGACATCCTCGCTGAACTCGTATCCCTTCTCCTCATAGCGTGCGCAATAGGAATCGCCGTGAAGTACGTAAAGCTACCCTACACCATCGCCCTCGTCATCGTCGGGCTTGCGGTCGGCTATTTGAAGGTGATGCCAGAGATAGTCCTGACTGAAGAGATAGTATTCTTCCTTATCCTCCCGCCACTTCTCTTCGAAGGAGCCCTCAACATGGATCTCCAGCACCTCAGGGACAACATCAGGCCAATTGGCCTTCTCTCAACGGCTGGAGTCCTTATCTCCACGGTCTTTATAGGATTCATTATCCATAAAGCCCTTGGCATCCCTCTGCCAGTAGCTCTTCTCTTCGGAGCGATGATCACTCCTACAGACCCCGTTTCGGTTCTTGCAACGTTCAAGAATCTTGGTGTTACAAGAAGGCTGACAACAATAGTAGAGGGAGAGAGCATACTCAATGATGGAACAGCCGTTGTTATTTTCAGCATCCTCCTCGAAATGATCAGGAGTGGAGAGCTAAACATCTTTGCAGGAATATTCAACTTTATATTCGTGTGCATCGGCGGAGCTGCAGTAGGAGCGGTTCTCGGATATGCTGCTTACAGAGCGATGAAAAAGATTGATGATCACGAGATTGAAGTTGCTTTAACCCTCGTTCTCGCTTTCTCCGCATTCTTAATAGCGGAAAAGCTTCACGTTTCCGGAGTCATAGCAGTCGTTGCCGCCGGATTGCTCATCGGAAACTACGGCATGCTGTTTGCCATGTCTCCTTCAACACGTCTGACCCTCGCGACGTTCTGGGGCTTTACAGTATTCCTGATCAACTCCATCGTCTTTATACTGATTGGAATGGATATAGCGTCGAGGCTTCCGGGTTTCGCATACGCCATAGGGGTCGCTATTCTCGCTTCAATTGCCGGAAGAGCCCTTGCCGTTTATCCCCTCCTGAACCTCCCCCGAATGCAGATACCAAAGCTATGGCAGCACGTCGTATTCTGGGGCGGCCTGCATGGAACGATTCCCGTAGCTCTCGCCCTCAGCCTTGAAGATATACCGCACAGAGAGCTCATAGCCGGAATGACTCTCGGTGTTGTTCTCTTCTCCCTCGTTGTCCAAGGGCTGAGCCTCGAGTTCTTCATAAAACGCTCAGAGCTCGCAAGGAGAGAGGAAAAGAGGCTGAAGTACGAGGAAATGCTCGCAAGGAGCATGGCCCTCATGGCCGGCAGAAAAGAACTCGAAAGAATGATAGAAAACGGCGAGCTTGCCGAAGGAATAGGAAGACAGATTCTTGCCGACATTGACGGGTTACTTGAGAGCACAAAGGAAGAGCTTACAAAGCTGTGCGACGACGAACTAACAAAAGATATCCTGAAAATTGCATGGAAGAAAGTTCTTCTTGCTGAAAAGAGCGCAATAAGAGATGCTGCCATCAGGGGGCTGATATCCGAAGAGGTGGCAAAGAAAATTGAAGAGGAGATAAATGATCAGCTTACGGCCCTCGAGGACTGA
- the hisG gene encoding ATP phosphoribosyltransferase, which produces MIKVYFPDGHLEKPVWDALIEAGYKLKKSKRGYLIGVDHPEIVFKQVRPQIMPFYVMMGRGDAGFTGEDILENAKLRHGLDNVVVVEKLPFRPTKLVVAVSEEIYPDVKTIEDFKQVVGDNPVMFASEFPELARQYAEKVGLNAVVFDPIGKTEASLLPPQPEADLILEVTEFGTTLRENGCRIIDVVKDPVHSVFIANKDSYEDAKKRRLMDNLITDVREVLASKNLVSLLFNVPEEENVQPVIDFLTKEGFDPTVSKLAKGGVAMHIILDRAKVKFLKPALRDLGAKRIATAPVITFGD; this is translated from the coding sequence ATGATCAAGGTTTACTTTCCTGACGGTCATCTGGAGAAGCCTGTCTGGGATGCGTTAATAGAGGCTGGTTACAAGCTGAAGAAGAGTAAGAGAGGCTACCTTATAGGGGTTGATCACCCTGAGATAGTCTTCAAGCAGGTAAGGCCGCAAATAATGCCCTTCTACGTCATGATGGGAAGGGGTGATGCGGGCTTTACAGGGGAAGACATTCTCGAGAACGCAAAGCTCAGACACGGCCTCGATAATGTCGTGGTTGTTGAAAAGCTCCCGTTCAGACCTACAAAGCTCGTTGTTGCTGTTTCGGAGGAGATATACCCCGATGTGAAAACGATAGAAGACTTCAAGCAGGTGGTTGGCGACAACCCTGTGATGTTCGCCTCGGAGTTTCCCGAGTTGGCGAGGCAGTATGCTGAAAAGGTTGGGCTGAATGCAGTGGTTTTTGATCCCATAGGGAAAACCGAGGCTTCTCTGCTCCCGCCCCAGCCTGAGGCTGATCTGATCCTCGAGGTTACGGAGTTTGGAACGACTCTGAGGGAGAACGGATGCAGAATAATTGACGTGGTTAAAGATCCTGTCCACTCGGTTTTCATAGCCAACAAGGACTCCTACGAGGATGCGAAGAAAAGAAGGCTGATGGACAACCTGATTACCGACGTGAGAGAGGTTCTCGCGTCAAAGAACCTCGTTAGTCTGCTTTTCAACGTGCCAGAAGAGGAAAACGTCCAGCCAGTTATAGACTTCCTGACCAAGGAGGGCTTCGATCCAACGGTTTCAAAGCTTGCAAAAGGCGGCGTTGCGATGCACATAATCCTCGACAGGGCAAAGGTGAAGTTTTTAAAGCCAGCACTGAGGGATTTGGGGGCAAAACGCATCGCCACGGCTCCGGTTATAACCTTTGGAGATTGA
- a CDS encoding adenylate kinase family protein: MIVALTGTPGVGKTTVADILRARGYRIESVNELAEKYDCVIGEEDDSKIVDIEELAEKLEFPDNELVILEGHLAHLLNPDVAIVLRCNPLILKDRLQSKGWSEEKVLENVEAELIDAILVEAMDECSEVYEIDTTDLNPEEVARVVEMILKGEGDRYRPGKIDWISVVGDRIEELMRK; encoded by the coding sequence GTGATCGTAGCTTTAACCGGAACGCCAGGCGTTGGCAAGACGACGGTTGCGGATATTTTAAGGGCGAGGGGCTACAGGATAGAATCTGTAAATGAGCTTGCTGAAAAGTACGACTGCGTAATCGGCGAGGAAGATGATTCGAAAATAGTTGACATCGAGGAGCTTGCTGAAAAACTGGAGTTTCCTGATAATGAGCTGGTGATTCTGGAAGGGCATCTTGCTCACCTTCTCAATCCAGACGTGGCAATAGTACTGCGTTGCAACCCCCTCATTTTAAAGGACAGACTACAATCGAAAGGTTGGAGCGAGGAGAAGGTTCTTGAGAACGTTGAAGCGGAACTCATAGATGCCATTCTCGTGGAAGCGATGGATGAATGCAGCGAAGTTTATGAAATCGATACGACAGACCTTAATCCGGAAGAGGTAGCCAGAGTTGTAGAGATGATTTTGAAGGGAGAAGGCGATAGATACAGGCCTGGCAAAATAGACTGGATTTCTGTTGTTGGGGACAGAATCGAGGAGCTAATGCGGAAGTAA
- a CDS encoding IS630 family transposase (programmed frameshift) has translation MGRKRVYEVVKHLPAEELDRRIKRLEKDTRVLKRLYFIRYLYKGMNVEEAAELVGITKATGYAWLKRWNSKGYEGLIPEFGGGRPAKLTKEQKEKLREMLKEGDSWTTKEVQELIEAEFGVKYSSWQVRRILRSFGMKYAKPYQKDYRKPDNAEDTLKNLDEAEIDQDILGFIDEMAVEANANTARLWSFGKPVKRVATYVKAKVSGFYSLNGESVIEFPERNRTEEFIAFLKKIREANPGKRIVIVLDNFRTHHAKKVREEAEKLDIALVYLPPYSPDLNPIENVWKSVKRFVSEVSPLNIEELKETISKAFRKLTESISFATAWIEKFLGDKFKMFCT, from the exons ATGGGTAGAAAACGCGTCTACGAAGTAGTGAAGCATCTGCCAGCAGAAGAACTCGATAGAAGAATCAAAAGGCTTGAAAAAGACACGAGAGTTCTTAAGAGACTTTACTTCATAAGATACCTCTATAAAGGAATGAACGTTGAAGAAGCCGCCGAACTCGTAGGAATTACCAAAGCAACAGGCTACGCATGGCTAAAAAGGTGGAACTCAAAAGGCTACGAAGGCTTAATTCCGGAATTTGGAGGAGGAAGGCCAGCAAAACTCACGAAGGAGCAGAAAGAGAAACTCAGAGAGATGCTAAAAGAAGGGGATTCGTGGACGACGAAAGAAGTTCAGGAGCTAATTGAAGCTGAGTTTGGAGTTAAGTATTCTTCGTGGCAGGTCAGGAGAATTCTCAGATCTTTTGGCATGAAATACGCTAAACCTTATCAGAAGGATTACAGAAAGCCCGATAACGCTGAGGACACTTTA AAAAACCTGGATGAAGCTGAGATTGATCAAGACATCCTAGGATTCATTGATGAGATGGCAGTCGAAGCGAATGCAAATACTGCAAGGCTGTGGAGTTTCGGAAAGCCGGTTAAAAGAGTTGCCACGTACGTCAAAGCTAAGGTTTCAGGATTCTATAGCTTGAACGGAGAGAGCGTAATAGAGTTTCCAGAAAGAAACAGGACTGAAGAATTCATAGCATTTCTAAAAAAGATTAGAGAAGCAAATCCTGGGAAAAGAATCGTGATCGTTCTCGATAATTTCAGGACGCATCATGCAAAGAAAGTGAGAGAGGAAGCTGAAAAGCTTGATATTGCACTGGTTTATCTCCCTCCCTACTCTCCCGACTTGAATCCGATTGAGAACGTTTGGAAGAGCGTTAAAAGGTTTGTTTCTGAAGTATCTCCGCTGAATATAGAGGAGCTGAAGGAAACGATTTCCAAGGCTTTCAGAAAGTTAACTGAATCAATCTCCTTTGCAACGGCTTGGATTGAGAAGTTCTTGGGAGATAAGTTTAAGATGTTTTGCACCTAA
- a CDS encoding pyridoxal phosphate-dependent aminotransferase, which translates to MEARRLSQISTSMIRRMFEVVQEARKKGIDVVNLSIGEPDFDTHPEIVEKACEAMRKSFTHYTSNFGIDELRAAIAERYGVEPKNVMVTAGASEALMNAALAFIEEGSKVVIPSPNFLSYFTYAKVCGGKIVQLKTHPTFEIDVDALNELMDKDVSLVFINYPNNPTGVVADEKTLKAVVEIASDCNAIVVSDEIYDAIYYDKKPTSLAGMENVVVVNGFSKSLAMTGWRIGFVIASETLLDSMLKVHQVNGVCAPAFAQKAVADVLLSGKADEIANEMVGEFRKRRDYVYDELKKMGLEVVKPEGAFYLFPRVPINCIEFAEKLVEKGVAVTPGLPFGDWNENYVRISYATSMENLRIAMERMKEFVEGL; encoded by the coding sequence ATGGAAGCAAGACGTCTTTCCCAAATTTCAACCTCCATGATAAGGAGGATGTTTGAAGTAGTGCAGGAGGCGAGGAAAAAAGGTATAGATGTTGTAAACCTCTCCATTGGTGAGCCCGACTTCGACACGCATCCAGAAATAGTTGAAAAGGCCTGTGAAGCGATGAGGAAAAGCTTCACCCACTATACCTCAAACTTTGGTATAGATGAGCTACGGGCTGCCATAGCTGAAAGATACGGAGTTGAACCAAAAAACGTCATGGTTACCGCCGGAGCGAGCGAAGCGCTGATGAACGCAGCTCTGGCTTTCATAGAGGAAGGCAGCAAGGTCGTAATTCCGTCGCCCAACTTTCTCTCCTACTTCACTTACGCAAAGGTGTGTGGAGGCAAAATTGTTCAGCTAAAAACCCACCCTACCTTCGAAATAGATGTGGATGCTCTCAACGAGCTCATGGACAAAGATGTGTCTCTCGTGTTCATCAACTATCCGAATAACCCCACCGGAGTAGTTGCAGACGAGAAAACCCTTAAGGCCGTCGTCGAGATAGCAAGCGATTGCAACGCCATCGTTGTGAGTGACGAAATCTACGATGCAATTTACTATGATAAAAAGCCGACAAGCCTTGCTGGCATGGAAAATGTAGTCGTTGTCAACGGCTTTTCGAAGAGCCTTGCAATGACGGGCTGGAGGATAGGATTCGTCATAGCCAGCGAAACCCTTCTCGACTCAATGCTCAAGGTGCATCAGGTTAACGGCGTATGCGCCCCTGCTTTTGCCCAGAAGGCCGTAGCGGACGTTTTGCTCAGCGGAAAGGCTGATGAGATAGCAAACGAGATGGTTGGGGAATTCAGAAAGCGAAGAGACTACGTTTACGACGAGCTCAAAAAGATGGGCCTTGAAGTCGTAAAGCCTGAAGGAGCCTTCTACCTGTTCCCGCGAGTGCCCATCAACTGTATCGAGTTCGCAGAGAAACTCGTGGAAAAGGGTGTTGCCGTAACTCCGGGCCTCCCCTTTGGCGACTGGAATGAGAACTACGTCAGGATCTCGTACGCAACGTCCATGGAGAATCTCAGAATTGCTATGGAGAGAATGAAGGAATTCGTTGAAGGTCTTTAA
- a CDS encoding glycoside hydrolase family 130 protein: MFKPPELKDVRRENRTEDIVVRRGVITADRVHLKKYPVDNPVTIFNASLFVEHDDIVIYGRIVLGYFTYASAVAEFMFPVKELYNNLFSGHYTAEITVFPDNRFDLWGVEDPRVYEIDGRRLMTYCGRTVNYFDPSVRVERTLPVTAIYDGGKWRKLCVFRMPEEYRGFVISDKDAFLVKMGNELKLFHRIHMKDENFYLVMSNVNEDVLNFDKFTEVSVQDTTLVLEPAKFEDKLGWSTPPVKVDGEHVLLLHAVDAETKSYRVLAILMDDSGKVTAITPCYIMGPKESYEVYGDRPFTVFPCGAQLIDDKLIISYGAADSAIGIGEIDVSELMSILDSNRIG; encoded by the coding sequence ATGTTCAAGCCTCCAGAATTGAAGGATGTGCGCAGGGAAAACAGGACAGAGGACATAGTGGTAAGGCGGGGAGTAATAACGGCAGACCGCGTACACCTCAAAAAATACCCCGTGGACAACCCGGTTACTATTTTCAACGCTTCGCTGTTCGTGGAGCACGACGACATTGTGATTTATGGAAGGATCGTTTTGGGATACTTCACCTACGCAAGTGCTGTGGCAGAGTTCATGTTTCCTGTTAAGGAGCTGTACAACAACCTGTTTTCGGGACACTACACCGCCGAAATAACTGTTTTTCCTGACAACAGGTTCGACCTGTGGGGCGTTGAAGATCCGAGGGTTTACGAAATCGACGGCAGAAGGCTGATGACGTACTGTGGAAGGACTGTCAACTACTTTGACCCGAGTGTAAGGGTTGAGAGGACGCTGCCCGTAACGGCCATCTATGATGGAGGCAAGTGGAGGAAACTGTGTGTTTTCAGAATGCCCGAGGAGTACAGAGGTTTCGTCATAAGCGACAAGGACGCGTTTCTCGTTAAGATGGGAAATGAACTCAAGCTTTTCCACAGAATTCACATGAAGGATGAGAACTTCTACCTTGTTATGAGCAATGTTAACGAAGATGTTCTGAACTTCGATAAGTTCACTGAGGTGAGCGTTCAGGATACTACTTTAGTTCTCGAACCAGCGAAGTTCGAGGACAAGCTCGGGTGGAGTACGCCCCCTGTTAAGGTGGATGGAGAACATGTTCTGCTGCTTCATGCAGTGGATGCAGAAACGAAGAGCTACAGGGTGCTTGCAATCCTCATGGACGACAGTGGGAAAGTTACAGCAATCACACCCTGCTACATAATGGGGCCGAAGGAGAGCTACGAGGTTTATGGCGACAGACCTTTTACAGTGTTCCCGTGCGGCGCTCAGCTAATCGACGATAAGCTGATAATATCCTACGGTGCTGCCGATTCGGCAATAGGGATCGGGGAAATTGATGTGTCTGAGCTGATGTCGATCCTCGACTCGAACAGAATTGGCTGA